Proteins encoded together in one Lepisosteus oculatus isolate fLepOcu1 chromosome 2, fLepOcu1.hap2, whole genome shotgun sequence window:
- the ccnq gene encoding cyclin-Q, with protein sequence MEVCEEADSGRCPSEMDANSDIKTHFKVCRFIMETGVKLGMHSVPIATACTVYHRFFQTASLQVYEPHLVAMSAIYLAGKVEEQHLRTRDIINVCHRYLNPRSEPLELDSRFWDLRDSVVQCELLVLRVLGFQVSFQHPHKYLLHYLVSLKNLVNRHAWSRTPISATAWALLRDSYHGTLCLRHHPQHIAVAVLCLALETYGMEVPGDAEAEKHWWQVLSDDITKPIIDDIISELLQLYDLEAKCT encoded by the exons ATGGAGGTTTGTGAAGAGGCAGACAGTGGCCGGTGTCCCAGTGAGATGGATGCCAACTCGGACATAAAAACCCACTTCAAAGTGTGTCGCTTCATTATGGAGACTG GGGTGAAGCTCGGCATGCACTCGGTGCCCATTGCCACGGCGTGCACGGTGTACCACCGCTTCTTCCAGACTGCCAGCCTGCAGGTATATGAGCCTCATCTCGTGGCCATGTCTGCCATCTACCTTGCGGGCAAAGTGGAGGAGCAGCACCTGCGGACCAGGGACATCATCAACGTGTGCCACAG GTACCTGAACCCCCGGAGTGAGCCCCTGGAGCTGGACAGCCGGTTCTGGGACTTGAGGGACAGCGTGGTCCAGTGTGAACTGCTCGTGCTCAGGGTCCTCGGCTTCCAGGTGTCATTCCAGCATCCCCACAAG TACCTCCTGCACTACCTGGTGTCTCTGAAGAACCTGGTGAACAGGCACGCCTGGAGCCGCACGCCGATCAGCGCGACGGCGTGGGCCCTGCTGCGGGACAGCTACCACGGCACGCTGTGTCTGCGCCACCACCCCCAGCACATCGCTGTGGCCGTGCTCTGCCTGGCCCTGGAGACCTACGGCATGGAGGTGCCGGGGGACGCGGAGGCCGAGAAACACTGGTGGCAG GTCTTAAGCGATGATATTACGAAACCCATCATTGACGACATTATCAGTGAACTTTTGCAACTTTATGACTTGGAAGCCAAATGTACCTGA